In the Loxodonta africana isolate mLoxAfr1 chromosome 1, mLoxAfr1.hap2, whole genome shotgun sequence genome, one interval contains:
- the LOC100661870 gene encoding putative olfactory receptor 2W6, with protein MGTFNASSGGDFILLGFSDQPQLEPIISVAVLLFYLMTVLSNTAIILVFSLDSRLHTPMYFFLTNLSFLDICYTTSVVPQMLVNLWGPNKLITYAGCFLQFFFAFDFGAIECLLLAVMAYDCYAAVCQPLHYMVIMHPQFCKKMVAASWLTGLGGAPGVSSFTFTLPRCGHHTIDDFFCEIPAFLKIICEYTKIIDAFIYILGVLYLLLPLFVILISYAVITQAVTKIKSGRGWKKVLNTCSSHLTVVSLFYGSAIYMYLQPKKSFSYNVDKFISLFYTIITPSLNPLIYTLRNKDIKVALKCLFIRIQGSEQMSIE; from the coding sequence ATGGGCACATTCAATGCCAGCTCAGGTGGCGACTTCATCTTGCTGGGCTTTTCTGATCAACCCCAATTGGAACCCATCATCTCTGTGGCTGTCTTGCTCTTCTATCTCATGACCGTTCTAAGTAACACAGCAATTATTCTGGTGTTTTCACTGGACAGCCGACTTCACAcgcccatgtacttcttccttaccaacctcTCGTTTTTGGACATCTGTTATACAACCAGTGTTGTCCCCCAAATGTTGGTAAATCTGTGGGGGCCAAACAAATTGATTACGTATGCAGGTTGTTTTCTACAGTTCTTCTTTGCCTTCGACTTTGGTGCAATAGAATGCCTTTTATTGGCTGTCATGGCCTATGACTGCTATGCAGCAGTCTGCCAACCCCTGCACTACATGGTTATCATGCACCCTCAGTTTTGTAAAAAGATGGTAGCAGCATCATGGTTGACTGGCCTGGGTGGTGCTCCAGGGGTGAGTTCCTTTACTTTTACACTGCCACGATGTGGCCACCACACAATAGATGATTTCTTTTGTGAGATCCCTGCCTTTCTTAAGATAATTTGTGAGTACACCAAAATAATAGATGCTTTCATTTACATACTTGGAGTACTTTACCTTCTTCTGCCTCTATTTGTCATCCTCATCTCATATGCAGTCATCACTCAAGCCGTGACTAAGATCAAGTCAGGTAGAGGATGGAAGAAGGTGCTTAATACCTGTAGCTCTCACCTCACTGTGGTCAGCCTCTTTTATGGCAGTGCCATTTACATGTACTTGCAaccaaagaaaagtttctcttACAATGTGGATAAATTTATTAGCCTTTTCTACACTATTATCACCCCAAGTCTTAACCCCTTAATATACACTCTGAGAAATAAAGATATCAAAGTGGCATTAAagtgtctttttataagaattcagGGTTCAGAACAAATGTCAATTGAATAG
- the LOC100671523 gene encoding olfactory receptor 2W1-like has product MGQNNYSSLHGFILLGFSDHPKLEVVLSGVVTIFYLITLMGNIAIILASLLDSHLHTPMYFFLRNLSFLDLCFTTSIVPQMLVNLWGHDKTISYVGCVIQLYVYMWLGSIECLLLAVMSYDRFTAICKPLHYLVIMNPHLCLKMIIMVWAISLANSVVLCTLTLNLHRCGNNLLDHFLCELPAMVKIACVDTTAVEMSVFALGIVIVLTPLLLILISYGYIAQAVLRMKSIAGQRKAINTCGSHLTVVFIFYGTIIYMYLQPGNSASKDQGKFLTLFYTIITPSLNPLIYTLRNKDMKDALKKLIRVDYESTKTKNWKS; this is encoded by the coding sequence ATGGGCCAAAACAATTACAGTTCTCTACATGGTTTTATTCTGCTTGGCTTCTCTGATCATCCTAAACTGGAGGTGGTCCTGTCAGGAGTTGTCACCATCTTTTACTTAATTACATTGATGGGTAACATAGCTATCATTCTTGCATCTCTCCTGGATTCCCATCTGCACACACcaatgtattttttcctcaggAATTTATCTTTCCTAGATCTGTGTTTCACCACCAGCATTGTACCTCAGATGCTAGTTAACTTGTGGGGACATGATAAGACCATCAGCTATGTGGGTTGTGTCATTCAACTCTATGTTTATATGTGGTTGGGCTCCATTGAGTGCCTTCTCCTGGCTGTTATGTCCTATGATCGTTTTACAGCTATTTGCAAACCTTTACATTATTTGGTAATCATGAACCCACATTTATGTCTCAAGATGATTATCATGGTATGGGCTATTAGTTTGGCCAATTCTGTGGTATTATGTACACTCACATTGAATTTGCACAGGTGTGGAAACAACCTTCTGGATCATTTCTTGTGTGAGTTGCCAGCTATGGTTAAGATAGCTTGTGTAGACACCACAGCAGTTGAAATGTCTGTTTTTGCTTTAGGCATTGTCATTGTCCTTACACCCCTCCTCCTCATTCTTATATCCTATGGTTACATTGCCCAAGCTGTGCTGAGAATGAAGTCAATAGCAGGCCAACGAAAAGCAATTAATACTTGTGGATCTCATCTCACTGTGGTGTTTATCTTCTATGGAACAATCATCTACATGTACCTGCAGCCAGGTAACAGTGCCTCCAAAGACCAGGGCAAGTTCCTCACCCTCTTTTATACTATAATCACTCCAAGCCTCAACCCCCTCATCTACACCTTGAGGAATAAAGACATGAAGGATGCACTGAAGAAGCTCATAAGGGTTGACTatgaatctacaaaaacaaagaacTGGAAATCGTAG